From a region of the Teredinibacter turnerae genome:
- the rapZ gene encoding RNase adapter RapZ: MRLLIISGRSGSGKTTALHLLEDEGYTCIDNLPVDLLPALIEQLSTSDRPSPRVAIGIDARNINNDLSRLMAMIEVGPLPRESYQVIYLDSSREVLLKRYSETRRKHPLSDGLTDLNEAIERERIILEPISNAADVTIDTSQLNLHELRSAIKYLVVGSDREGMAVLFKSFGFKYGLPVDADFVFDVRSLPNPYWDAGLRKLSGLSPEVIAFLNGEEQVEEMYNDILTFMRKWIPRFENNNRSYLTIAIGCTGGFHRSVYMSERLAKALKADYKNVQTRHRQLPDSSAPKHS, from the coding sequence ATGCGCTTGCTGATTATTAGCGGAAGATCAGGCTCGGGAAAAACCACAGCACTGCACCTGCTGGAGGATGAAGGGTACACCTGTATCGACAACCTTCCTGTCGACCTTCTGCCAGCGCTAATAGAGCAACTGAGCACCTCTGATCGCCCATCACCACGGGTCGCTATCGGTATCGATGCACGTAACATCAACAACGATCTGAGCCGTTTAATGGCGATGATTGAAGTGGGCCCACTGCCGCGAGAAAGTTACCAGGTTATCTATCTCGACAGCTCGCGCGAAGTACTGCTCAAACGCTACAGCGAAACCCGCCGCAAACACCCCCTCTCTGACGGTCTCACCGACCTGAACGAGGCCATTGAGCGCGAGCGCATTATCCTGGAACCCATATCCAACGCCGCCGATGTCACCATAGACACTTCGCAGCTCAATCTGCACGAATTGCGCAGCGCAATTAAGTACCTCGTGGTCGGCTCCGACCGGGAAGGTATGGCAGTGCTGTTTAAGTCGTTCGGCTTCAAGTACGGGCTGCCGGTTGACGCCGATTTCGTTTTCGATGTGCGCAGCTTGCCAAACCCCTATTGGGATGCCGGACTGCGGAAACTGTCTGGGCTGTCGCCGGAAGTGATTGCGTTTCTAAACGGCGAGGAACAGGTGGAGGAGATGTACAACGACATTCTGACGTTTATGCGCAAGTGGATTCCTCGGTTCGAGAACAACAACCGCAGCTACCTCACCATCGCTATCGGCTGTACTGGCGGTTTTCACCGTTCGGTCTACATGAGTGAACGACTCGCAAAAGCGCTCAAAGCCGACTATAAGAATGTTCAGACGCGGCATCGACAACTACCCGATTCCAGCGCCCCGAAACACAGCTAA
- a CDS encoding RNA polymerase factor sigma-54 — protein MKQSLQLKLGQQLTMTPQLQQAIRLLQLSTLDLQAEIQEALDSNPMLEVEEDLSGDDSPSGINEQSQASNEPNGKDGTDSKSDAADANGADQESNSDAPSDGDWNEDNIPTDLAVDTSWDDIYDPTPSGTGLAKPDSDDYDFESRRGTSETLQDHLQWQLNLTPMSTRDKDIAEAIIDAVKPNGLLGQTLDEIFHGLEPHHEELEMDEVVAVLHRVQQFDPPGVLSQDVRECLLIQLSQLDISNDDVRNAKTLVSEFLDLLGGRDFKQLMRKLKLKESELQAAVQVIQGLNPRPGEQIGSDDTEYVVPDVFVNKVNNRWMVQLNPDIAPRLRINSDYASLVKRADSSADNTFLRDNLQEARWFLKSLQSRNETLLKVASCIVEKQQGFLDFGPEAMKPMVLHDVAEIVEMHESTISRVTTQKYMHTPQGIFELKYFFSSHVATDSGGECSSTAIRAIIKKLVAAENARKPLSDSKITGLLAEQGIKVARRTIAKYRESLNIPPSNERKRLV, from the coding sequence ATGAAGCAATCCCTCCAGTTAAAACTGGGCCAGCAGCTCACGATGACCCCTCAGCTGCAGCAGGCCATCAGGCTTCTTCAGCTCTCCACGCTCGATCTTCAGGCAGAAATACAAGAAGCTCTGGACTCAAACCCCATGCTCGAAGTTGAGGAAGACCTCAGCGGCGACGACTCTCCCAGCGGTATTAACGAACAGTCTCAAGCCAGCAACGAACCCAATGGCAAAGACGGTACCGACAGCAAAAGTGATGCTGCTGATGCGAATGGCGCCGATCAGGAGTCCAATTCAGACGCGCCCTCTGACGGCGATTGGAACGAAGACAACATCCCCACCGACCTCGCGGTCGATACCAGCTGGGACGACATCTACGACCCCACTCCAAGCGGCACCGGGCTCGCGAAGCCCGACTCCGACGACTACGATTTTGAATCCCGGCGTGGTACATCAGAAACCCTGCAGGATCACTTGCAGTGGCAACTGAACCTGACCCCGATGTCAACGCGCGACAAGGATATCGCCGAAGCCATCATTGACGCGGTAAAACCCAACGGTCTGCTCGGCCAGACCCTGGATGAGATTTTTCACGGCCTGGAGCCTCACCACGAAGAACTTGAGATGGACGAAGTCGTGGCCGTATTGCACCGGGTGCAACAGTTTGACCCACCTGGCGTCCTCAGCCAGGACGTGCGCGAATGCCTGCTCATTCAACTGAGCCAGCTGGATATCAGCAACGACGACGTGCGCAACGCAAAAACGCTCGTTAGCGAGTTTCTCGATCTGCTCGGTGGCCGCGACTTCAAACAGCTGATGCGCAAGCTTAAACTGAAAGAGAGCGAACTACAGGCGGCGGTGCAGGTTATCCAAGGCTTGAACCCGCGCCCCGGTGAACAGATTGGCAGCGACGACACCGAGTATGTGGTGCCGGATGTATTTGTGAACAAGGTAAATAATCGTTGGATGGTGCAACTCAACCCGGATATCGCACCGCGTTTACGCATTAACAGCGACTATGCGTCACTGGTGAAGCGCGCCGACTCCAGCGCGGACAACACTTTTCTACGCGACAACTTACAAGAGGCGCGCTGGTTTTTGAAGAGTCTGCAAAGCCGCAACGAAACCCTGCTGAAAGTCGCCAGCTGTATCGTGGAAAAACAACAGGGGTTTCTCGACTTCGGCCCGGAAGCCATGAAACCGATGGTATTGCACGACGTGGCAGAAATTGTCGAAATGCACGAATCGACGATCTCGCGAGTAACGACGCAAAAGTACATGCACACCCCGCAGGGTATTTTCGAACTCAAATACTTTTTCTCCAGCCATGTGGCGACAGATTCCGGCGGCGAGTGCTCATCCACCGCAATTCGCGCTATCATTAAAAAATTAGTTGCTGCGGAAAATGCACGCAAACCGCTCAGCGACTCAAAAATTACAGGGCTACTGGCAGAACAGGGAATCAAGGTCGCACGCCGCACCATCGCTAAGTATCGCGAGTCTCTGAACATACCTCCCTCGAACGAACGCAAGCGTTTGGTATAG
- a CDS encoding PTS sugar transporter subunit IIA, which produces MQISTILNAKRTRAKIAGGSKKRLIETLAGIFSESDTGLDQTELFQHIFARERLGSTGIGGGIAIPHCRFKTEGATLCACVTLEEAIDFDAVDSKPVDLIFAMLVPENAEDEHLQTLAALAETLQRDDFVKRLRNCKTDEELFNVASGVN; this is translated from the coding sequence ATGCAAATTTCTACCATTCTAAACGCCAAGCGAACCCGAGCGAAGATTGCTGGCGGCAGCAAAAAACGCTTGATCGAAACACTCGCTGGTATTTTTAGCGAATCCGACACCGGCCTCGACCAAACTGAATTGTTCCAGCATATTTTCGCCCGTGAGCGACTGGGCTCCACCGGCATCGGCGGCGGTATTGCCATCCCCCACTGCCGCTTCAAAACCGAAGGCGCGACCTTGTGCGCGTGCGTGACTCTGGAAGAAGCCATAGACTTCGACGCTGTAGACAGCAAACCAGTCGACCTCATATTTGCCATGCTGGTACCGGAAAACGCCGAAGACGAGCATCTGCAAACCCTTGCTGCGCTCGCAGAAACACTGCAAAGGGATGATTTTGTGAAGCGCCTGCGCAATTGCAAAACCGATGAAGAATTGTTTAACGTCGCGTCTGGTGTAAACTGA
- a CDS encoding HPr family phosphocarrier protein: MQQRTLEIINKLGLHARAASKLATLANRFESRVQVSAHGKTTDAKSIMSLMLLAASIGTEIELITEGPDEVEAITALQELINNRFDEGE, encoded by the coding sequence ATGCAGCAGAGAACCCTCGAGATCATCAATAAACTCGGCCTCCACGCGAGAGCGGCCAGCAAACTGGCGACCCTGGCCAACCGGTTTGAGTCACGAGTTCAGGTCAGTGCCCACGGCAAAACGACAGATGCGAAAAGCATTATGTCGCTCATGCTACTAGCAGCCTCAATCGGCACGGAAATTGAATTGATCACCGAAGGGCCTGATGAAGTTGAAGCCATAACAGCGCTGCAAGAGCTGATAAATAACCGCTTTGACGAGGGGGAATAG
- a CDS encoding DUF3971 domain-containing protein: MRRLVKRFWGTLFTLVIATAVLVQLGREAFPLLNDYRDDISRLIGDQLGVKIHIGELAATWAGLRPKVDLIDVSVDSLDDQPIFRIREASMELSLVESLAKRQVAWRQLAFKDLQTTLVQQNNGPWQIKNLKTTVKSDRKFRIDDPLDIFLVGRRVEIDNAQFALEFRTGHQSSLQIPNIMLENDKDFHRIRASAAVEGRQHFTLISEGIGDPRDPDNFDAKGYVLLNQFPMEQVLAAFAGDWWREQGSHQWAEGHRLDLQLWYQGSSTRGYKLSGNLRADGLPLAVPETVSLPTGAQADITGSWTPRDGWRVILQHLLIDWPEGQSPPLDVALEAGFNRPIGVRIPEVDLGRWYELLASTGSLTGRVGDILGKLKPHGMLRNLDLRLTDKASGYVLAKATMEDVGVGHFRGAPELHHLDGYLEATALSGRVTLHSERGIAMNFVDLYDAPFEFDTARGQVAWQLDLDEKTAYVSSGRMELTQGELASNGYLHLALPLIADPREPQMTLAIGMRQGPLSVHKSYVPKVVPSHLYEWLESSIGAGTATDMAFIYHGSVDMHPKYSANLQLSADVHDADLAFDPQWPDLESLNGHINLDHHKLNVSVTSAELLGNQVNRAQVKLLPGSDGQAMALAIKGAVTSNAAAAMALLQQSPVRSVFGSTFDSWTFGGNVAAEIELQIPLEEDARGSRQLVNVEFDGAKVNMADIGLAVDSVKGKMQYSSETGLSSAGLDAAMWGRPVRASIESPLVGETARDTVIHFRGPVDVEDIRQWTQRPELGFVSGVTELDGSLTIPAEGTQPYYLAIDVASELDGVSLELPAPMSKPSADKAPFNVSLKMFDDYQLYRFDYNKQISLRLRSGVNDSLQLNFGDTELPLQPGYFDVLGQVPTADLFEWDLVRERYFAYMDQLSTGADDEATLPIRVNMDIGYASAGDIGVESVHVNGLGTEAEWSLRVDSEPVAGDVVIKADDSSPVIMALDYLHLPGVDQISQGALPEGATPAPVAQEAAADVAVEQTTASLTETPVQVAQSQAVVEQDAPAPEAEAQSSEAEALPKSMMADIDLSTFFPVDFRVDALTVGGEPYGHWEFELRPIDQGVVIRNVHATIRGMDVGEAIVTADGSPDEERSVPETTDTETARRALNGKVSAPLRNNTPSVSEGDQRQRLLDTRATEFTWRQTPEGNVSSFRGTLMAKDVGKVLQAWGQEKIIESRSAVIQAEISWPGAPDEVALPIVSGKVDFNLLDGSFVRGATDGDNGLLRLIALFNFDTIARRLRLDFSDLAKEGLGFESVHGDFEFENGRIFIHEPLVVNSTSSKIQVAGVLDMLDETIDAELVATLPVAGDLTVAAALVAGLPAAVGVFLVSQMFEKQVDRASSLNYRINGGWDDPKIKFRKIFDDTAAEKKGREVQDMDRNESRELPTNQASTSQPSKNQPVASQSTSEDSSQTPGEAPTQAKATATVSIPAGESAQGLSTTPQPGSQQKLTERSQTKPQDRVQAEPALLDTPVSRIGESGPPQAAQPVSTITEPTPAESITTEPTLSEPTSVPMSVMTPEAQQALSAPNPVVTPEPKTAATATAPDADQVEPASANKLEIKSTDVPTPTEEPTNG; this comes from the coding sequence ATGCGTCGCCTGGTTAAGCGGTTCTGGGGCACGCTCTTTACCCTGGTAATCGCCACAGCTGTACTGGTGCAATTGGGGCGAGAAGCCTTTCCTCTGTTAAATGACTATCGCGATGACATCAGCCGTCTGATTGGCGATCAATTAGGCGTAAAAATTCATATTGGCGAACTTGCTGCGACCTGGGCAGGTTTGCGTCCTAAAGTTGATTTGATTGACGTCTCAGTCGATAGCCTCGACGATCAACCTATATTCCGTATTCGCGAAGCCTCCATGGAGCTCAGTTTGGTGGAGAGCCTTGCCAAGCGCCAGGTGGCCTGGCGGCAGCTGGCATTTAAGGATCTGCAAACCACACTGGTGCAGCAGAACAATGGTCCGTGGCAAATCAAAAACCTGAAAACCACGGTTAAGTCGGACCGCAAATTTCGCATCGACGACCCCCTCGACATTTTTTTGGTCGGGCGCAGAGTGGAAATCGATAACGCCCAATTTGCGCTCGAGTTTCGTACGGGGCATCAGTCCAGCCTGCAGATTCCCAACATCATGTTGGAAAACGACAAAGACTTTCACCGTATTCGCGCGTCCGCCGCTGTCGAGGGGCGACAGCACTTCACGCTCATCTCAGAAGGTATTGGAGACCCGCGCGATCCGGATAATTTCGATGCAAAGGGCTACGTCTTACTAAATCAATTTCCCATGGAGCAGGTACTGGCCGCGTTCGCCGGCGACTGGTGGCGCGAGCAGGGTTCGCATCAATGGGCCGAAGGGCACCGACTGGATTTGCAGCTCTGGTACCAGGGTTCATCGACCCGTGGCTACAAACTTTCGGGCAATTTGCGCGCAGATGGTTTGCCGCTGGCGGTACCCGAGACAGTCAGCCTGCCTACCGGTGCACAGGCGGACATCACCGGTAGCTGGACGCCCAGAGATGGCTGGCGGGTGATACTTCAGCACCTGCTTATCGATTGGCCTGAAGGGCAGTCACCGCCGCTAGATGTGGCCCTGGAAGCAGGGTTTAACCGGCCTATCGGCGTGCGTATACCGGAAGTGGATCTCGGCCGCTGGTATGAATTACTGGCTTCGACGGGCAGTCTGACCGGACGTGTCGGGGATATTCTCGGCAAATTGAAACCGCACGGCATGCTGCGCAACCTGGACCTGCGTCTTACCGATAAAGCCTCCGGGTATGTGTTGGCGAAAGCCACTATGGAAGATGTCGGAGTCGGCCATTTTCGTGGCGCCCCCGAGCTGCACCACCTGGATGGCTACCTGGAAGCGACCGCACTGAGCGGCCGCGTTACGCTCCACAGTGAGCGCGGAATCGCGATGAATTTTGTCGACCTTTACGACGCGCCCTTCGAATTTGATACCGCGAGGGGCCAGGTGGCATGGCAGTTGGACCTGGATGAAAAAACGGCGTATGTCTCTTCTGGGCGAATGGAGCTCACTCAGGGGGAGCTTGCCAGTAACGGGTATTTACACCTGGCGCTGCCTTTGATTGCGGACCCGCGTGAACCGCAGATGACTCTAGCCATCGGGATGCGCCAAGGACCCTTAAGTGTGCACAAGAGTTATGTGCCGAAGGTTGTACCCAGTCACCTCTACGAGTGGCTTGAGTCGAGTATTGGTGCGGGTACTGCCACTGATATGGCCTTTATTTACCACGGTTCGGTCGATATGCACCCCAAGTACAGTGCAAATCTGCAGTTATCGGCGGATGTACACGACGCTGATCTTGCGTTTGATCCGCAGTGGCCGGACCTCGAATCGCTCAATGGCCATATTAATCTCGACCATCACAAACTCAACGTGTCGGTTACCAGCGCAGAGTTACTGGGCAACCAGGTTAACCGCGCGCAGGTCAAACTGCTACCCGGCTCAGATGGCCAGGCAATGGCGTTGGCGATTAAAGGTGCGGTAACCAGCAATGCGGCCGCCGCCATGGCGTTGCTTCAGCAAAGCCCGGTGCGCAGTGTGTTTGGCTCGACTTTCGATAGCTGGACTTTTGGCGGCAACGTGGCCGCCGAGATCGAGTTGCAAATCCCCTTGGAAGAGGACGCACGCGGCAGCCGCCAACTTGTAAATGTCGAGTTTGATGGCGCTAAAGTGAACATGGCTGATATCGGTCTGGCGGTGGATTCAGTCAAAGGAAAAATGCAGTACAGCTCTGAGACCGGCCTGAGCTCAGCAGGGCTAGACGCCGCCATGTGGGGTCGGCCGGTGCGCGCCAGTATCGAAAGCCCGCTGGTCGGCGAGACGGCTCGCGATACGGTTATCCACTTTCGTGGCCCGGTGGATGTGGAGGATATTCGCCAATGGACGCAGCGACCCGAGTTGGGTTTTGTGTCCGGTGTGACCGAACTGGACGGCTCGCTCACTATTCCGGCAGAGGGAACACAGCCCTATTATCTGGCAATAGACGTTGCCTCTGAGTTGGATGGTGTGTCGCTTGAACTTCCGGCTCCGATGAGTAAGCCCTCGGCGGACAAAGCGCCGTTTAATGTCAGTTTGAAGATGTTCGACGACTATCAACTCTACCGCTTCGATTACAACAAACAGATTAGTTTACGGTTGCGCAGTGGCGTGAACGACAGTCTGCAATTGAATTTTGGTGACACCGAGCTGCCACTGCAGCCAGGGTATTTCGATGTGCTCGGTCAGGTGCCGACGGCGGATCTGTTTGAGTGGGACCTGGTGCGCGAGCGTTACTTCGCATACATGGATCAACTGAGCACTGGTGCGGACGACGAAGCGACCCTGCCCATTCGGGTGAATATGGATATCGGTTATGCGTCGGCGGGCGATATTGGTGTTGAGAGTGTGCATGTTAATGGCCTGGGGACGGAGGCCGAGTGGTCATTGCGGGTCGATAGTGAGCCTGTCGCGGGCGATGTGGTTATCAAGGCCGATGACAGCAGCCCTGTGATCATGGCGCTGGATTATTTGCATCTGCCAGGGGTAGACCAAATCAGCCAGGGTGCTTTGCCCGAAGGTGCTACACCCGCTCCGGTTGCGCAAGAGGCGGCTGCCGACGTAGCGGTTGAACAAACCACTGCATCGCTTACCGAGACGCCGGTGCAGGTTGCGCAGTCGCAGGCGGTTGTCGAGCAAGACGCCCCTGCACCAGAGGCTGAAGCCCAATCATCAGAGGCTGAAGCGCTGCCGAAGAGCATGATGGCGGATATCGACCTCTCCACCTTTTTTCCTGTGGACTTTCGGGTAGATGCGCTCACAGTCGGTGGCGAGCCTTATGGGCATTGGGAGTTTGAGCTGCGACCGATCGATCAGGGTGTGGTTATCCGCAATGTTCATGCAACCATCCGTGGTATGGATGTAGGGGAGGCGATTGTCACCGCAGATGGTTCGCCTGACGAAGAGCGTTCTGTTCCGGAAACCACCGACACTGAGACAGCCCGCCGTGCGCTCAATGGCAAAGTGAGCGCGCCCTTGCGTAACAATACGCCGAGCGTGAGTGAAGGGGATCAGCGTCAGCGTTTACTGGATACTCGCGCGACCGAATTCACCTGGCGCCAAACCCCCGAAGGTAATGTCAGCAGTTTTCGTGGCACGTTAATGGCCAAAGATGTCGGCAAAGTATTGCAGGCCTGGGGACAGGAAAAAATTATCGAGAGCCGATCCGCAGTGATACAAGCGGAAATCAGCTGGCCCGGGGCACCGGATGAAGTTGCGCTACCCATCGTGAGTGGGAAGGTTGATTTTAACTTGCTGGATGGCAGCTTCGTGCGTGGTGCAACCGACGGCGACAACGGTTTGTTGCGATTGATCGCACTGTTTAACTTCGACACCATTGCCCGGCGTTTGCGGCTGGACTTCAGTGATCTGGCCAAAGAAGGCCTCGGGTTTGAGTCGGTCCACGGCGACTTTGAGTTTGAGAACGGGCGTATATTCATCCATGAGCCACTGGTAGTGAATTCCACCTCGTCAAAAATTCAGGTGGCGGGTGTGCTCGATATGCTGGACGAGACCATTGACGCAGAGCTCGTTGCAACCCTGCCTGTTGCTGGCGATTTGACTGTGGCTGCCGCGCTGGTTGCGGGCCTGCCTGCGGCGGTTGGGGTGTTTCTGGTGAGCCAGATGTTTGAAAAGCAGGTTGATCGTGCCTCCAGCCTGAACTATCGCATTAATGGCGGCTGGGACGACCCGAAAATTAAGTTCCGAAAAATCTTTGACGATACAGCTGCGGAGAAAAAAGGTCGCGAGGTCCAGGATATGGATCGCAATGAAAGTCGCGAACTTCCTACGAACCAAGCATCTACGAGCCAACCTTCAAAGAACCAGCCCGTTGCGAGCCAATCCACTAGCGAAGACTCAAGCCAGACGCCGGGTGAAGCCCCAACTCAAGCGAAAGCGACTGCTACCGTGTCCATACCCGCGGGGGAATCTGCGCAGGGTTTGTCAACGACCCCGCAACCAGGTTCTCAGCAAAAATTGACGGAACGTTCGCAAACTAAACCGCAGGACAGGGTGCAAGCAGAGCCTGCTCTGCTCGACACTCCCGTGAGTCGTATTGGTGAAAGCGGGCCGCCGCAGGCTGCTCAGCCGGTATCAACTATCACAGAGCCGACACCGGCAGAGTCAATAACGACAGAACCAACATTGTCAGAGCCAACGTCTGTGCCAATGTCTGTGATGACACCCGAAGCTCAGCAGGCGCTGTCCGCGCCTAATCCGGTCGTGACGCCTGAACCGAAAACCGCAGCCACGGCTACAGCTCCGGACGCTGATCAGGTGGAACCTGCTTCAGCCAATAAACTGGAAATCAAATCGACTGACGTTCCGACGCCCACAGAGGAGCCCACCAATGGCTAG
- the yjgA gene encoding ribosome biogenesis factor YjgA — protein sequence MHDYSDEDWEDDDLPKSKTQVKKEMTALQDLGVQLIELSPTQLDKLPLSDKLRSAIDDAPKITQRSARKRHFQYIGKLMRDADGEAIEEAFARMQEKQHLAARQHHQIENWRDQLLSGDQQALQAFIDQFPGCQVQQLRNLLRAAEKEKMDNKPPASARKVFKFVRECFEAAADDGTV from the coding sequence ATGCACGATTATTCCGACGAAGATTGGGAAGACGACGATCTGCCCAAGAGTAAAACACAGGTCAAAAAGGAAATGACCGCACTGCAGGACCTTGGCGTCCAGTTGATTGAGCTTTCGCCCACCCAATTGGACAAGCTGCCACTCTCCGACAAGCTCCGAAGTGCAATCGATGATGCACCCAAGATCACTCAGCGCAGTGCGCGCAAGCGGCATTTTCAATACATTGGCAAACTGATGCGCGACGCAGATGGCGAAGCCATTGAAGAAGCCTTTGCAAGGATGCAAGAGAAGCAGCACCTGGCAGCACGCCAACATCACCAGATAGAAAACTGGCGGGATCAGCTGCTCAGCGGCGACCAGCAGGCATTGCAAGCCTTTATCGACCAGTTCCCTGGGTGCCAGGTGCAGCAATTGCGCAACCTGTTACGCGCCGCAGAAAAGGAAAAAATGGACAACAAGCCCCCAGCGTCTGCTCGCAAAGTATTCAAGTTTGTGCGTGAATGCTTTGAAGCTGCGGCCGATGACGGCACTGTTTAG
- a CDS encoding carbon-nitrogen hydrolase family protein translates to MARRFRVGLCQMISQMEGVETNFSTLEGLLAGAGEASCQLAVLPENLLTFGLKARFTRDEQVQWLVRFSALARAHKLWLVAGSMPLHGFSWADGDGDWEVSADTIRWHDALEDAKPFATCVVFDDQGRITSAYRKMHLFDADVKDDTGAYRESDSFSRGDLPVVCETPWGRMGVGICYDLRFPEYFRALREQGADFVVLPSAFTWATGKAHWELLLRARAVENQIVMIGVNQGGEHTSQRKTWGDSMVVNGWGEVIARAGDDKLLEDSQLGEHLVVAQVDLDELELLRRDMPVWNHRRLQ, encoded by the coding sequence ATGGCTAGGCGGTTCCGCGTTGGTTTGTGCCAGATGATCAGTCAGATGGAGGGTGTGGAAACGAATTTTTCCACACTGGAAGGCTTGCTTGCCGGCGCCGGTGAGGCGAGCTGTCAGCTTGCCGTGTTGCCGGAAAACCTGCTCACGTTCGGGCTGAAAGCGCGTTTTACACGGGATGAGCAAGTGCAATGGCTGGTGCGATTTAGCGCCTTGGCGCGCGCCCACAAACTATGGCTGGTGGCCGGCAGTATGCCATTGCACGGCTTTAGCTGGGCGGATGGGGATGGAGACTGGGAAGTGTCTGCCGATACAATTCGGTGGCACGATGCCTTAGAAGACGCAAAACCCTTCGCGACATGCGTCGTATTTGACGATCAAGGGCGCATAACCTCAGCGTATCGCAAAATGCATCTGTTTGATGCTGATGTAAAAGATGACACGGGCGCATACCGTGAATCGGATAGTTTTTCTCGTGGCGACCTGCCTGTCGTCTGTGAAACCCCATGGGGCCGGATGGGCGTGGGCATTTGTTACGATTTGCGATTCCCGGAATATTTTCGCGCGTTACGCGAGCAGGGGGCGGATTTTGTGGTACTCCCGTCGGCATTTACCTGGGCGACCGGGAAGGCGCACTGGGAATTACTGTTGCGCGCTCGCGCGGTGGAAAACCAGATTGTGATGATTGGCGTGAATCAAGGGGGCGAGCACACCTCCCAGCGCAAAACCTGGGGTGATTCTATGGTGGTGAATGGTTGGGGCGAGGTTATCGCTCGAGCCGGAGATGACAAGCTATTGGAAGATTCCCAACTGGGCGAGCACCTGGTGGTTGCCCAGGTGGATCTGGATGAGCTGGAGCTGCTGCGCAGAGATATGCCCGTCTGGAATCACCGCCGCTTGCAGTGA
- the mgtE gene encoding magnesium transporter — protein MPQAAENIEHSTHQQVGRVQVLLESGTFRQVRQMLSSLRPVEIARLIASSPPPSRTVLWDLIDKDVSGEVLEELPYDIQSHFVRNMGTEELVELTEGLETDDVVDILQQLPEQVIQEVMEAMTDQDRARVEEVIAYDEATAGGLTNTDTITVRPRFTLDVVLRYLRRHPELPPSTDSLIVVNRKDDYLGLLPLSTLLTTDPSVTVREVMVTDTNAIPAAMADKDVAKLFEQHDWISAPVVNEQGKLLGRITIDDVVDVIREEADHSLMSMAGLDEDEDTFATAARTIPRRAIWLGINLITAILASSVISLFDETIDKVVALAVLMPIVASMGGVAGSQTLTVVIRGMALGQIGASNLGWLLSREVRVGIVNGILWALVMGAIAALWFQDIKIAYIIGAAMVINQITAALAGALLPVGLKALKVDPALAGGVTLTTVTDVVGFFAFLGLATYFYG, from the coding sequence ATGCCGCAAGCCGCAGAGAATATCGAACACAGCACCCACCAACAGGTCGGTCGCGTTCAGGTATTACTCGAAAGCGGGACCTTCCGCCAGGTACGGCAAATGCTGAGCAGCCTGCGGCCGGTGGAAATCGCGCGCCTGATTGCGTCCTCCCCGCCCCCGTCAAGAACTGTGCTGTGGGACCTTATCGACAAGGACGTGTCCGGTGAAGTACTTGAAGAACTGCCGTACGATATCCAGAGCCATTTCGTGCGCAATATGGGCACTGAGGAACTGGTTGAACTGACCGAAGGCCTGGAAACGGACGACGTCGTCGATATTTTGCAGCAGCTGCCTGAGCAGGTGATTCAGGAAGTCATGGAAGCCATGACCGACCAGGATCGCGCCAGGGTAGAGGAAGTCATTGCCTATGACGAGGCCACCGCCGGCGGTCTCACCAATACAGACACTATCACCGTTCGCCCGCGTTTCACACTGGATGTTGTGTTGCGCTACCTGCGCCGCCATCCGGAGCTGCCGCCATCGACCGACTCCCTGATTGTAGTTAACCGCAAGGACGACTACTTAGGGCTACTGCCCTTGAGTACGCTGCTTACCACCGATCCAAGCGTAACCGTGCGCGAAGTGATGGTCACCGACACTAACGCTATCCCGGCTGCCATGGCTGATAAAGACGTGGCCAAACTGTTTGAACAGCACGACTGGATTTCCGCCCCGGTCGTCAACGAGCAGGGGAAGTTGCTGGGTCGTATTACCATTGATGACGTGGTCGACGTTATCCGGGAGGAGGCCGACCACTCGTTAATGAGTATGGCCGGTCTCGATGAGGACGAAGATACCTTTGCCACGGCTGCGCGCACGATTCCACGCCGGGCAATCTGGCTCGGCATTAACCTGATCACCGCAATCCTCGCTTCCTCGGTGATTAGCCTGTTTGATGAAACCATTGATAAGGTCGTCGCACTGGCGGTGCTTATGCCTATTGTCGCCAGTATGGGTGGCGTTGCCGGCTCGCAGACGCTAACGGTGGTGATTCGCGGTATGGCACTAGGGCAAATTGGCGCCAGCAACCTGGGCTGGCTGTTGTCCAGGGAAGTGCGTGTCGGCATAGTCAACGGCATCCTCTGGGCGCTGGTGATGGGTGCAATAGCCGCTCTCTGGTTTCAAGATATCAAAATTGCCTATATCATCGGCGCCGCCATGGTGATCAACCAAATTACAGCGGCGCTCGCGGGAGCGTTACTGCCTGTCGGCCTCAAAGCCCTCAAGGTGGACCCGGCACTGGCTGGCGGTGTTACCCTTACAACCGTCACTGATGTGGTCGGTTTCTTTGCGTTTCTTGGCTTGGCAACCTACTTTTACGGCTAG